One region of Bacillus zhangzhouensis genomic DNA includes:
- a CDS encoding lipoate--protein ligase family protein, which produces MKNEPIELLTQPKWRIIDQSSLGLYVDPKQSFAMDDTLCASVGKGLSPATARSWVHHNTIVLGIQDTRLPFLQDGVKLLEEEGYRVIVRNSGGLAVVLDEGVLNVSLIFAEQKKGIDIDRGYDAMVELIRRMLSMYEVDIEAYEIVGSYCPGSYDLSINGKKFAGISQRRLRGGVAVQIYLCADGSGRERADLIRRFYDAALKDKRQEVKAVFPDIQPATMASLSELIGEPMDCSLLMRLLLEELQKLSDQLTASELNLEEQLEFEKNMTRMIERNEKVFS; this is translated from the coding sequence ATGAAAAATGAACCTATTGAGTTACTGACACAGCCGAAATGGCGAATCATCGATCAGTCGAGTCTTGGTCTCTATGTGGACCCGAAGCAATCCTTTGCGATGGATGATACGCTTTGTGCGTCGGTGGGGAAGGGCCTCTCACCAGCGACAGCCCGTTCTTGGGTGCATCACAATACGATTGTACTTGGGATTCAGGACACAAGACTTCCATTTCTCCAAGATGGCGTAAAGCTGCTTGAGGAAGAGGGGTATCGCGTAATTGTGCGCAACTCGGGCGGTCTTGCTGTGGTGCTGGATGAAGGTGTACTGAATGTGTCATTAATCTTTGCGGAACAAAAGAAGGGCATTGATATTGACCGCGGATATGATGCGATGGTGGAATTGATCCGCCGGATGCTGTCGATGTATGAGGTGGACATTGAAGCCTATGAAATTGTCGGCTCTTATTGTCCAGGCAGCTACGATTTAAGTATCAATGGAAAGAAATTTGCAGGCATTTCTCAGCGCAGATTACGCGGTGGGGTTGCTGTGCAAATTTATTTGTGTGCAGATGGAAGCGGGCGTGAACGTGCCGACTTGATCCGTCGTTTTTATGATGCCGCTTTAAAGGACAAACGGCAAGAAGTGAAGGCAGTGTTTCCTGATATACAGCCGGCTACGATGGCATCATTATCAGAATTAATTGGTGAACCTATGGATTGTTCACTTCTCATGCGTTTATTACTAGAGGAGCTTCAAAAGCTCAGTGATCAGCTGACAGCGTCAGAACTGAACCTAGAAGAACAGCTGGAATTTGAGAAAAATATGACGCGGATGATTGAGCGGAATGAAAAGGTATTTTCGTAA
- the pta gene encoding phosphate acetyltransferase: protein MADIFSTVQEKVAGKGVKIVFPEGMDERILTAVQKLADGKVLQPIVVGKKQEVEAKAKELGLTLDGVDVYDPHTYEGFEELVQAFVERRKGKATEEQARKALLDENYFGTMLVYKGLADGLVSGAAHSTADTVRPALQIIKTKEGVKKTSGVFIMARGEEQYVFADCAINIAPDSQDLAEIAVESANTAKMFDIEPRVAMLSFSTKGSAKSDETEKVSEAVRIAKEKAPELVLDGEFQFDAAFVPSVAAKKAPDSVIKGDASVFVFPSLEAGNIGYKIAQRLGNFEAVGPILQGLNKPVNDLSRGCNAEDVYNLALITAAQAL from the coding sequence GTGGCAGATATTTTTTCAACAGTTCAGGAAAAGGTTGCAGGTAAAGGAGTAAAGATCGTTTTTCCTGAGGGAATGGACGAACGTATTCTAACAGCTGTTCAAAAACTAGCAGACGGCAAAGTATTGCAGCCAATTGTGGTAGGAAAAAAACAAGAAGTTGAAGCAAAAGCAAAAGAATTAGGTCTTACACTTGATGGTGTTGACGTGTATGATCCTCATACATATGAAGGTTTTGAAGAGCTTGTACAAGCTTTCGTAGAAAGACGTAAAGGTAAAGCAACAGAAGAGCAAGCCAGAAAAGCATTACTAGATGAAAACTACTTCGGGACAATGCTTGTGTATAAAGGGCTTGCAGACGGACTGGTGAGCGGCGCGGCACACTCAACTGCTGACACAGTGCGACCAGCACTTCAAATCATTAAAACAAAAGAAGGCGTAAAGAAAACATCTGGCGTCTTTATTATGGCTCGCGGCGAAGAGCAGTACGTGTTTGCAGATTGCGCAATCAACATTGCACCAGACAGTCAAGATTTAGCTGAAATTGCGGTCGAAAGTGCAAACACAGCCAAAATGTTTGACATCGAGCCGCGTGTGGCAATGCTTAGCTTCTCTACAAAAGGATCAGCAAAATCAGATGAAACAGAAAAAGTATCTGAAGCAGTTCGTATTGCAAAAGAAAAGGCACCTGAGCTTGTACTTGATGGAGAATTCCAATTCGATGCAGCTTTCGTTCCTTCAGTAGCAGCGAAAAAAGCGCCAGATTCTGTCATTAAAGGCGACGCCAGCGTATTTGTTTTCCCTAGCCTCGAAGCTGGAAACATTGGCTACAAAATTGCACAGCGCTTAGGTAATTTTGAAGCTGTAGGACCAATCCTGCAAGGCTTAAACAAGCCAGTAAACGATCTTTCAAGAGGCTGTAATGCCGAAGACGTTTACAACCTTGCGCTTATCACAGCAGCTCAAGCACTATAA
- a CDS encoding heme-dependent peroxidase, translating to MSEQHTTNEAAQTLDGWYALHDFRTIDWTSWKLLTSDERQAILHEFTGLLEKWKTAEHDQAGSQTIYSIVGQKADIMLMILRPTMEELGEIELEFNKTRLAEFTIPAYSYVSVVELSNYLAGGGDGGDPYENPHVRARLYPVLPSSQYVCFYPMDKRRSGNDNWYMLSMDERKSLMRSHSLIGRSYAGKVKQIITGSVGFDDYEWGVTLFSDDVLQFKKLVYEMRFDEVSARYGEFGSFFVGNRLANEQLASYFHV from the coding sequence ATGAGCGAACAACATACAACAAATGAAGCAGCTCAAACACTAGACGGCTGGTATGCGCTGCATGATTTTAGAACGATCGACTGGACATCTTGGAAGCTGCTGACAAGTGATGAGCGCCAAGCGATTCTTCATGAATTCACAGGTCTATTGGAAAAATGGAAAACAGCTGAGCACGATCAGGCTGGAAGCCAAACAATCTATAGTATTGTCGGCCAAAAAGCAGATATTATGCTCATGATTTTACGTCCAACCATGGAAGAACTGGGTGAAATTGAACTTGAATTCAACAAGACACGACTAGCAGAATTTACGATCCCAGCTTATTCGTACGTTTCAGTTGTTGAACTCAGCAACTATTTAGCAGGAGGCGGAGATGGCGGAGATCCTTACGAAAACCCGCATGTACGTGCGCGTCTATACCCAGTGCTCCCTTCTTCTCAATACGTGTGCTTCTACCCAATGGATAAAAGACGTTCCGGCAACGACAACTGGTATATGCTTTCCATGGATGAGCGTAAATCTCTTATGAGAAGCCATAGCTTAATTGGTCGAAGCTATGCTGGTAAAGTAAAGCAGATCATTACAGGTTCTGTTGGTTTTGATGATTATGAGTGGGGCGTTACCCTTTTCTCCGATGATGTGCTTCAATTTAAAAAATTGGTTTATGAAATGCGCTTTGATGAAGTCAGTGCACGCTACGGCGAATTTGGTTCCTTCTTTGTTGGAAACCGATTAGCAAACGAGCAGCTGGCGTCTTATTTCCATGTATGA
- a CDS encoding alpha/beta hydrolase has protein sequence MKLLKVIDYAALMDMHRTRSKESHYNNLPIDVGNRDRFFSAHPIDLQFHIDNYTANLKSGIFSFNSSIKSGVDKNDKVSGEVFLRKESKHKPNVIFVHGWRMDSYDRIKKIYHDKIVKNYDWNMYYYTLPYHFDREPQHSTYSGEQMISANISRTVQSSQQAIVELRGLIKWIKENEGGEIIVVGISLGGWLTNLLATVEKDVNIVVSAFYANNIAHSIWNTLPGKYIRRDLEEHGIKYEELDKAWDIMNPSKAKLLVEKENVLLISGKYDMYIDINDADTLWNSWNQPKRHVYSCGHAGIVLSRNRIAADTLQFIESRLKK, from the coding sequence TTGAAGCTTTTAAAAGTAATAGATTACGCAGCATTAATGGATATGCACAGAACAAGAAGCAAAGAAAGTCACTATAATAATTTACCTATTGACGTAGGTAACAGGGATCGTTTTTTTAGTGCTCATCCAATTGATTTACAATTTCACATCGATAACTATACAGCAAACTTAAAAAGTGGAATATTTTCTTTTAATTCAAGCATCAAATCTGGTGTAGATAAGAATGACAAGGTTTCTGGGGAAGTGTTTTTACGAAAAGAGTCAAAGCACAAGCCTAATGTAATCTTTGTACATGGATGGAGAATGGATTCATACGACAGAATCAAGAAGATTTATCACGATAAGATCGTTAAAAATTATGATTGGAATATGTATTACTACACGCTGCCTTATCATTTCGATAGGGAACCACAACATTCAACATATTCTGGTGAACAGATGATTAGCGCCAATATAAGTCGAACCGTGCAATCCTCCCAGCAAGCTATTGTTGAACTTAGAGGGCTGATTAAATGGATCAAGGAAAATGAAGGTGGGGAAATAATTGTAGTTGGTATTAGTTTAGGAGGGTGGCTAACAAACTTATTAGCAACAGTCGAGAAAGACGTGAATATTGTTGTATCAGCTTTTTATGCGAACAATATTGCGCATTCCATCTGGAACACTCTTCCTGGGAAGTATATACGAAGAGATCTGGAGGAACATGGAATAAAGTATGAAGAACTCGACAAAGCTTGGGATATTATGAACCCTAGTAAAGCAAAACTTCTCGTAGAAAAAGAAAATGTACTCTTAATATCAGGAAAATATGACATGTATATCGACATAAACGATGCTGATACTCTGTGGAATAGTTGGAATCAACCTAAAAGGCACGTATACAGTTGTGGGCATGCTGGAATTGTACTATCTAGAAATAGAATAGCAGCCGACACACTTCAGTTTATTGAAAGTAGACTAAAGAAATAA
- a CDS encoding Lrp/AsnC family transcriptional regulator, whose translation MKITDVDVHILNELKEDARLSMRELSKRVNLSAPAVAERVRKLEDAGIIEGYSVQVNYKKLGLLIDCLLEVTVLNGEYQRFVAFMNEHPRAFFAYRVAGQSCFFIKLSVGSLEEIEAFIQEVSGFTKTVSHIVLSEHSFSHPIQERLKQIEEPEMTVVK comes from the coding sequence ATGAAAATCACCGATGTTGATGTACATATTTTAAATGAATTGAAAGAAGATGCCCGCTTATCCATGAGGGAATTGTCCAAACGAGTCAATTTATCAGCCCCTGCGGTAGCAGAAAGAGTGCGTAAATTAGAGGATGCAGGGATTATCGAAGGGTATTCTGTTCAGGTCAATTATAAAAAATTAGGGCTTCTGATTGACTGCCTGCTGGAAGTTACGGTGTTAAATGGAGAGTATCAGCGTTTTGTGGCTTTTATGAACGAGCACCCACGCGCTTTTTTTGCTTATCGAGTGGCAGGGCAGTCATGCTTTTTCATTAAGCTGTCAGTCGGTTCCCTTGAAGAAATTGAAGCCTTTATTCAAGAAGTATCTGGATTTACAAAAACCGTCTCCCATATTGTCTTGTCAGAGCACTCTTTTTCCCATCCCATTCAGGAACGGTTGAAACAAATAGAAGAGCCAGAAATGACCGTGGTGAAATAA
- a CDS encoding MFS transporter, which yields MKESLESKASKTFPITLAIALTLGVFAAGSEELVISPLLPDLSNSFQHSLDILALSISIYGLAVLVGAPLLVPLGDRYSRELCLIIGLSFFLIGTVMCAAAPNLAVFFAGRAISGLATGVFVPTAYALVGDRVPYEYRGKVMGLIVSSWSLSLVLGVPIGAFIGQSLNWRWTFWIFAIMSLIVLLLVILESRKQSATANTAAPQSREKAGSLWGALKIDRVPAYLTVTFCNMLGFYGMYSFLGAYLQSLFSGGQSTAGLLIMAYGVGFSMSVFTGKLADWFGKTRSLFFVLGGITLVLALLPYAPFSWTLLIFALFIWGAMQSLSVTLLSTVLSDCSQTRRGKVMAFYSLASNLAVMLGSALMGPVYVHFGYHTVGLLCALITLVGFLISFVSYKRERTLQQKHNNTFET from the coding sequence ATGAAAGAATCTTTAGAGAGCAAAGCTTCTAAAACATTTCCCATCACACTTGCCATTGCGCTTACACTTGGCGTCTTTGCGGCGGGATCGGAAGAACTGGTGATTTCACCACTGCTGCCTGATTTATCAAACTCCTTTCAGCACTCTCTTGATATTCTCGCCCTTTCCATCAGTATCTATGGGCTAGCTGTACTGGTTGGAGCCCCGCTGCTTGTTCCTTTAGGGGACCGGTATTCAAGGGAGCTATGTCTGATCATCGGGCTTTCTTTCTTTTTGATTGGTACCGTGATGTGTGCGGCTGCCCCGAATTTGGCCGTGTTTTTTGCCGGACGCGCTATTTCTGGGCTCGCGACCGGCGTATTTGTGCCAACAGCCTATGCGCTTGTGGGCGACCGGGTTCCTTATGAATATCGAGGCAAAGTGATGGGGCTCATTGTGTCGAGTTGGTCTCTTTCTCTTGTCCTTGGTGTACCAATTGGCGCCTTCATCGGGCAGAGTTTAAACTGGCGATGGACCTTTTGGATTTTCGCTATCATGAGTCTCATTGTCCTGCTGCTCGTCATCCTTGAATCTCGTAAACAATCCGCGACAGCGAATACAGCAGCACCTCAATCTAGGGAGAAAGCTGGCTCTTTATGGGGAGCTTTGAAAATTGATCGTGTCCCCGCCTATTTGACCGTGACATTTTGTAATATGCTTGGATTTTATGGCATGTACTCATTTTTAGGAGCGTATTTGCAAAGTTTGTTTTCTGGAGGGCAATCGACGGCAGGACTTCTAATCATGGCTTACGGCGTCGGTTTTTCCATGAGTGTATTTACAGGAAAATTAGCAGACTGGTTTGGCAAAACTCGTTCTCTTTTCTTTGTGCTGGGCGGCATTACGCTCGTTCTCGCCTTACTTCCTTATGCTCCTTTCTCATGGACATTGCTGATTTTTGCCCTATTTATTTGGGGTGCCATGCAAAGTTTATCCGTCACGCTTTTGAGCACTGTTCTAAGTGACTGCTCCCAAACCCGCCGGGGCAAAGTGATGGCTTTTTACAGCCTTGCGTCCAATCTTGCCGTTATGCTTGGTTCCGCTCTGATGGGACCTGTTTATGTCCATTTCGGCTATCATACGGTAGGGCTTCTATGTGCTCTCATTACGCTTGTTGGTTTTCTTATTAGCTTCGTCAGCTATAAACGTGAACGAACCTTACAGCAGAAACATAACAACACATTTGAAACGTAA
- a CDS encoding bacilysin biosynthesis protein BacA, translating to MILKNDVFHFKEEPIVSPKMFTVNTLGPKGTSSEYAAKHFISHSTTTLGTHTKLSLYDTFETCIEHTLSHALQYTLVPHAYEGIKHFYMRPDLQLLQIFRCDTPMYGLAVRPDFPFDEQMLHHLKIVSHPAPVNLIQYFIHQNATFELVNSTSTAAQKVRDGEFDLALTNEVARATYGLTFVRTFKSIPMSWSIFGKGEI from the coding sequence ATGATCTTAAAGAATGATGTTTTTCATTTCAAAGAAGAGCCCATCGTTTCACCTAAGATGTTTACAGTCAATACACTAGGCCCTAAGGGGACAAGCAGTGAATACGCAGCAAAACATTTCATCTCTCATTCCACCACTACACTCGGCACTCATACGAAACTATCCCTTTACGACACATTCGAAACTTGCATTGAACATACTCTCTCTCACGCACTCCAATACACTCTCGTTCCACACGCATACGAAGGAATCAAACACTTCTACATGAGACCTGACCTTCAGCTCTTACAAATTTTCAGATGTGACACACCCATGTATGGTTTGGCTGTCAGACCAGATTTTCCATTTGATGAACAAATGCTCCACCATTTAAAAATTGTCTCTCACCCTGCACCTGTCAATTTGATTCAATATTTCATTCACCAAAATGCTACATTTGAGCTAGTCAATTCAACAAGTACTGCCGCACAAAAAGTAAGAGACGGAGAATTTGATTTAGCTTTAACCAATGAGGTAGCCAGAGCCACATATGGCCTCACCTTCGTTCGAACGTTTAAAAGCATCCCTATGAGCTGGTCCATATTTGGAAAAGGAGAGATATAA
- a CDS encoding cupin domain-containing protein encodes MQTEQKTQERYFPQAKKIEWENGVTQYSTVRGDTEVLISYVPPHTIIEPHEHPEAQIGIVLKGELQMTVGPSIQLLTPLESAYIAPPFVRHGASNLTDEEVIAIDIKRLKDGEEYTTPPTYFLDIFKTRDLLPGMEVTFFVEDWMELMIANIPGNGGEMPFHKHRNEQIGICISGGYDMTIEGFTEKMEFGTTYFCEPKEDHGAINPKPEASKSINLFFPPRYNRLKPKASKVKK; translated from the coding sequence ATGCAAACTGAACAAAAGACGCAAGAACGATATTTTCCACAAGCCAAAAAAATAGAATGGGAAAATGGTGTCACACAATATTCCACGGTCAGAGGTGATACGGAAGTGTTAATCTCATACGTCCCTCCTCACACAATCATTGAACCTCACGAGCATCCCGAAGCACAAATCGGCATTGTATTAAAAGGCGAACTTCAAATGACAGTCGGCCCATCAATACAATTACTCACCCCTTTAGAATCAGCCTATATCGCACCACCTTTTGTCCGTCACGGCGCTTCTAACCTGACAGATGAAGAAGTGATTGCTATTGATATTAAGAGATTAAAAGATGGCGAGGAGTATACGACGCCTCCTACTTATTTCTTAGACATTTTCAAAACACGGGATTTACTCCCCGGCATGGAAGTGACCTTTTTTGTTGAGGATTGGATGGAGCTCATGATAGCCAACATTCCTGGAAATGGTGGAGAAATGCCTTTTCACAAACACCGCAATGAACAAATCGGCATTTGCATTAGCGGAGGGTATGATATGACCATTGAAGGCTTTACAGAGAAAATGGAATTTGGTACTACCTACTTCTGTGAACCTAAGGAAGACCACGGGGCGATAAATCCAAAGCCGGAAGCCTCAAAGTCTATTAATCTCTTCTTCCCTCCCCGCTATAATCGGTTGAAGCCAAAAGCGTCTAAGGTGAAGAAATGA
- a CDS encoding glucose 1-dehydrogenase: MNLAGKVVLITGGASGIGLAAVKLFLEHGAKVAVADINEQSGKQLVESLPHEHLTFFKTDITNESDCQKTVQSVMNQFGTIDVLINNAGIEIVSPVHEMTLEDWNHIVQVNLTGVFLMSKHALPHMLEKKSGSIINTGSVGGLVGWPDIPAYNATKGGVIQLTKSMAVDYAAHQIRVNCIAPGIIDTPLNEKSFLDNHSESLEIVKKEKAKVNPLLRLGKPEEIAGVMLFLASDLSSYMTGSVVTVDGGYTAR, encoded by the coding sequence ATGAACCTTGCCGGGAAAGTCGTCTTGATTACAGGAGGTGCATCGGGGATTGGACTTGCCGCAGTCAAGCTTTTCCTTGAGCACGGAGCAAAAGTCGCAGTGGCTGACATCAATGAACAGAGCGGCAAACAACTCGTCGAATCATTACCACACGAGCATCTTACGTTTTTCAAAACAGATATTACGAATGAGTCTGACTGTCAAAAAACCGTTCAGTCTGTGATGAACCAGTTTGGGACAATCGATGTACTGATTAACAATGCAGGCATTGAAATTGTCTCTCCCGTTCACGAGATGACGCTGGAGGATTGGAATCACATTGTGCAGGTCAACCTGACGGGTGTATTTCTCATGAGTAAGCATGCTTTACCTCATATGCTTGAAAAGAAAAGCGGAAGTATTATCAATACCGGATCTGTCGGAGGTCTTGTCGGCTGGCCTGACATCCCTGCCTATAACGCCACAAAGGGTGGTGTCATCCAGTTGACCAAATCGATGGCGGTCGACTATGCCGCCCATCAAATCAGAGTGAACTGTATCGCCCCAGGCATTATTGATACGCCATTAAATGAAAAATCCTTTTTAGACAATCATTCAGAAAGCCTCGAGATTGTTAAGAAGGAAAAAGCAAAGGTGAACCCATTACTTCGTCTCGGAAAACCAGAAGAAATTGCGGGCGTCATGCTGTTTCTCGCCTCTGATCTATCCAGCTATATGACTGGAAGTGTTGTCACAGTAGATGGCGGTTACACCGCTAGATAA
- a CDS encoding ATP-grasp domain-containing protein, which yields MSKKTVLVIADLGGCPPHMFYKSVAASYHIVSYIPRPFAITKGHAELIEKYSIAVIKDRDYFDTNPSFEHPDSIYWAHDNYLKSEEEVVDDLVRVASFFKADAITTNNELFIAPMAKAAERLGLRGAGVKAAELARDKSQMRAAFNAAGVKAVKNQSVTTLADFQQAIEHIGTPLILKPTYLASSIGVTLFHDRAGSDDLFLHVQSYLQTIPVPNAVTYEAPFVAETYLEGAYEDWYQDDGYSDYVSVEGLVVEGEYIPFVIHDKTPQIGFIETAHITPSILDNEAQQIIIEAAKKANEGLGVENCATHTEIKLMKHRETGLIESAARFAGWNMIPNIKKVFGVDMAKLLIDVLVDGKKADLPKGLLSGHTHYIADCHLYPQHFKESGHILPEATHITIDHVHIPEDTLVGDTVIISESAPPKGTFVDLSLFEAFNGIVSLELKGSSSQDVAASIRNIQKQAAIQLMDELVKG from the coding sequence TTGAGTAAAAAAACCGTACTTGTCATTGCTGATCTGGGAGGATGCCCGCCCCATATGTTTTATAAAAGCGTGGCTGCATCGTATCATATCGTTTCTTACATCCCGAGACCCTTTGCTATTACAAAGGGACACGCTGAGCTAATTGAAAAATACTCTATTGCGGTCATCAAAGATCGAGATTATTTTGATACAAACCCTTCTTTTGAACACCCTGATTCGATTTATTGGGCACATGATAATTATCTGAAATCAGAGGAAGAGGTGGTCGATGACCTCGTTCGCGTCGCTTCCTTTTTCAAAGCGGATGCGATCACCACCAATAATGAATTATTCATTGCACCAATGGCAAAGGCAGCTGAGCGTCTTGGGCTGCGTGGCGCTGGGGTAAAGGCAGCTGAACTAGCTCGTGATAAAAGCCAAATGAGGGCTGCATTCAACGCGGCTGGGGTCAAAGCAGTAAAAAATCAGTCTGTCACGACTTTAGCTGATTTTCAGCAAGCCATTGAACATATTGGCACACCGCTTATTTTAAAGCCTACATATTTAGCAAGCTCCATTGGCGTTACCCTTTTTCATGACCGAGCCGGCAGTGATGATCTCTTTTTACACGTACAATCCTATTTGCAAACCATCCCCGTTCCAAACGCTGTAACGTATGAAGCACCGTTTGTCGCTGAAACGTACTTAGAGGGCGCTTACGAGGATTGGTATCAAGACGACGGCTATTCTGATTATGTCAGTGTAGAAGGATTAGTGGTTGAAGGTGAATATATTCCTTTTGTCATTCATGATAAGACCCCTCAAATCGGCTTTATAGAAACGGCTCATATCACTCCGTCGATCCTAGACAATGAAGCTCAGCAAATCATCATTGAGGCAGCAAAAAAGGCAAATGAGGGGTTAGGAGTTGAAAACTGTGCCACTCATACAGAGATCAAGCTTATGAAACATCGAGAAACCGGACTGATCGAATCAGCAGCTAGATTTGCTGGCTGGAATATGATTCCGAATATCAAAAAGGTCTTTGGGGTAGATATGGCCAAGCTGCTGATTGATGTATTAGTTGATGGAAAAAAAGCTGATTTGCCAAAAGGACTACTTTCTGGACATACGCATTATATAGCAGACTGTCATTTATACCCTCAGCATTTCAAAGAGAGCGGACACATTCTGCCTGAGGCCACACACATCACCATTGATCATGTACATATTCCGGAGGACACTTTAGTTGGAGATACTGTCATCATTAGTGAATCCGCCCCACCTAAAGGGACCTTTGTAGATCTATCTTTATTTGAAGCCTTTAATGGCATCGTGTCTCTTGAATTAAAAGGGTCGTCTTCTCAGGATGTTGCCGCCTCTATCCGTAACATTCAAAAGCAGGCAGCCATTCAGTTAATGGATGAATTAGTGAAGGGATAA
- a CDS encoding aminotransferase class I/II-fold pyridoxal phosphate-dependent enzyme, whose protein sequence is MKILPSNMIERLPEQKFGTIFEKIAHKTQHGANIINLGQGNPDLPTPAHIVSALQEAAGTLQFQQYAPFSGFDFFKQAIADFYRKEFGLEVDPKKEIALFNGGKTGLYVMSQCLLDAGDIALVPDPGYPEYHSGILMADAKPYCIRLEEENGYLPNFSSIDPDVLKKAKVLFLNYPNNPTGAVANETFFEDAAAFAFTHGLHVIHDFAYGSFHYEQKPISFLKAPLGKNVGVELYSLSKTFNMAGWRVAFAVGNEDIIHAINAFQDHVFVSMYGGFQHAATVALQSDDCHIQSLKEVYLERMAFFIRQAGKQLGWTIERPAGAFYLWAPIPDDFKDSHAFADYLLEHADVVVTPGGVFGTHGSRHVRISMVAPIEQLALFINRLHILPIRFHQKTRI, encoded by the coding sequence GTGAAGATCTTACCATCTAACATGATTGAACGGCTACCAGAACAAAAATTTGGAACCATATTTGAGAAAATAGCGCATAAAACACAACACGGAGCGAACATCATTAACCTTGGTCAGGGAAATCCCGATCTTCCTACTCCTGCACATATTGTGAGTGCCCTTCAAGAAGCTGCAGGCACTTTGCAATTTCAGCAATATGCACCTTTTAGTGGCTTTGATTTTTTCAAGCAAGCCATTGCGGATTTCTACAGAAAGGAATTCGGCCTTGAAGTTGACCCGAAGAAGGAAATTGCCCTTTTCAATGGAGGAAAAACAGGCCTTTATGTGATGAGTCAGTGTCTGCTTGATGCAGGGGACATTGCCCTCGTCCCCGATCCTGGATACCCAGAATATCATTCAGGTATCTTGATGGCAGATGCAAAGCCATACTGCATCCGACTGGAAGAGGAAAATGGCTATTTGCCGAATTTCTCATCAATTGATCCAGACGTGTTAAAAAAGGCAAAGGTCCTTTTCTTAAATTATCCGAATAACCCAACAGGTGCTGTGGCAAATGAGACTTTTTTTGAAGATGCTGCGGCATTTGCTTTTACTCACGGTCTTCATGTGATTCATGATTTTGCTTATGGTTCATTTCATTACGAGCAAAAACCAATAAGCTTTCTAAAGGCACCTCTTGGAAAAAACGTAGGCGTGGAATTATATTCTTTATCCAAAACATTCAATATGGCAGGATGGAGAGTCGCTTTTGCTGTAGGCAATGAGGACATCATTCATGCCATTAACGCTTTCCAAGATCATGTGTTTGTCAGTATGTATGGTGGATTTCAGCATGCCGCTACCGTCGCTTTACAAAGTGATGACTGTCATATTCAATCTTTGAAAGAAGTCTACCTTGAACGAATGGCTTTCTTCATCCGTCAAGCGGGGAAGCAGCTTGGCTGGACCATTGAACGTCCAGCCGGCGCCTTTTATTTGTGGGCACCGATTCCTGACGATTTCAAGGATTCTCATGCATTTGCCGATTATTTACTCGAGCATGCAGATGTCGTCGTGACGCCTGGTGGTGTGTTTGGAACACATGGAAGTCGTCATGTCCGCATCTCAATGGTAGCGCCCATTGAACAGCTTGCCCTTTTTATCAATCGGCTGCATATCCTGCCGATTCGCTTTCATCAAAAAACCCGCATATAG